The genomic window CGGAAACGTCCCACGTCTGCGCGGGCACGCGCGGCGGCCCCGCTAAGCTCTCGTCCGTGACCAACGGCGACCTCGCGCCGGCCGCCCGGCTCCGCCTCGGCCCGGAACTGCTGTCCACCCTGCTCGACTACCTTCGCGGCGAGATCGCCGGCTGCCTCGGCGCGGGGCTGTGCACCGCGGCGGCGGAACCGCGCCTGCTGGCCTCCTCCGGAGTGGCCGCCGAATTCGACCGCCTGCAGCGGGAACTGGACTGTGGCCCCACCACGCATGCCGCGCGCGAGCAGGAAGCCGTGTCCTCCGCCGACCTCGCCACCGACGAGCGCTGGCCGGAGCTCGCGGCCGCGGTGGCCGCGCGCCCGGACGGGCCATCACCGCTGGCCGCGAGGGCGGTGGCGGGGAGCTGGGACGACGAGGGGCCGATCGTGTTCACGCTCTACCTCGACCACGAGCCCACCGCCACGGACCTTCGCACGATCGAACAGGTAGAGCCCATGCTGGCCATGTCCGCGGCCCTGGTGGAGTACTGCTCGGACGAGGTGCTGCG from Amycolatopsis cihanbeyliensis includes these protein-coding regions:
- a CDS encoding ANTAR domain-containing protein, whose product is MTNGDLAPAARLRLGPELLSTLLDYLRGEIAGCLGAGLCTAAAEPRLLASSGVAAEFDRLQRELDCGPTTHAAREQEAVSSADLATDERWPELAAAVAARPDGPSPLAARAVAGSWDDEGPIVFTLYLDHEPTATDLRTIEQVEPMLAMSAALVEYCSDEVLRADQLVQMVEHRRIIEQAKGMIMAACRCDAETAFRSLVVASQHFNVKLRDLAVATVELVGDAPAEEAPSELLGAKGTVEPAGNKARHAANRMWAALDSG